The following nucleotide sequence is from Peribacillus sp. ACCC06369.
TGCTTCAGAAAGCCAAATGATCAGGGCTGATAATGGATAGACAATGTATGAATTCCAAAAACCTTCACTATCCGCAGTAATAGGTTCTTTAATTTCCGTACACCCTGCTAACAGCATCATTATCGAGGCTAGTCCAATAATGAGTAATATTCGTTTTTTCAACCGTAATTTCCTCCTAACTGCAATCAATCTTTTTTGAAACAATTGTGAACTGTTTATTAGCAGATTTCACATAAGTAATCCACATTTTTCTACAGTTCCAATAGGAATTTTCTATATTATCTTTTCTCAAGTAACTACATGATCCGAGGAATGCTTAGTATTCGATATAAAGGGGACTTTATTGTTTTTTCATTTTAAAGTTTAGTGATTTAGAACGTTTCAGGACGTGGATCAAGCTGCTTTTCACCTGGAAAAAGTCCATCTCCGCCGCTGGTTTTCGAGCAATCACAATATAATCCTTACCCTCTTCTATATCTTCTTTCAATTCCAAAAACGCTTGCCGTATGTATCTTTTAATTTGGTTCCTTACAACGGCGTTCCCGATTTTTTTACTGACTGAAAGGCCGATCCGAAAATAATCCTGATCTGGCTTTTCAAGGACATAGACAACAAATTGCCGATTAGCAGAAGATTCACCTTTTTTAAAAACAAGCTGAAATTCATCCTCTTTCTTAATCCTTAACTTTTTTTTCATTTTTACACCTTCATTACATGAATTGAGTCTCAGTAAATCCCT
It contains:
- the rnpA gene encoding ribonuclease P protein component produces the protein MKKKLRIKKEDEFQLVFKKGESSANRQFVVYVLEKPDQDYFRIGLSVSKKIGNAVVRNQIKRYIRQAFLELKEDIEEGKDYIVIARKPAAEMDFFQVKSSLIHVLKRSKSLNFKMKKQ